The stretch of DNA TATTATCAttgtcaattgtgatggtaaatgcgagttgccttcacttagttaaTCTCTAACCAATGGAGGAAGGTCAAGTGCATAAAATTAACATGAGTTCACAAGTCCAAGTCAACACAAGTgagagactagctttagtgaagttcaagctaaccggcaatcttcaattaccaatcaacaaatgagTTTTAATAACTCAACAGTCTCTAATTGatcaatccaagttaagaacgtaaaaatctaatttaaaatccaaccaagcattttatcaaacacttggaaggtataaaataaagtcatagaaaattaacaagacaTAGCGAAATCTAAAACTAAGAATTGCAAGAGagaacaataacaacaaattaaaggaagcaatcataaatatggaaacataaattgcattaacatggatcaaaggaaatataagagttcataaactaaattggcaaCATAAATGAATCAATGATAGAAGTAGATAAACCAAAgtacaagaaaaaataaaagtagaagaaaactaaataaaagcaaggtaGAAATCTGAATTTGAGAAAAGctaaacctaaaaaccctaaaactaagagagaaaagagagcatctctctctagaaaactacacctaaaacctaaaaattatgaataaaaaatgtgAATAATTGATTCCCCACCtctgtagcctctaatctgtgttttcgggCTTGGAGCTGGGCCAAAACAAGTccaaaaattgcccccagcgtgtTCTGATATCTGCAGCACGTGACgctttgtcacgcgtacgcgtcgcccacgcgtacgtgtcgcttGACAAAATCctggtcatgcgtacgcgtcgcttgtctACTGCAccagtcacgcgtatgcgtcataccACGTGTGCGCATCACCTAACTGCAAGGCAACTATGGTaaattgcatatcattttgaagccccagatgttagctttccaacgcaactggaactgcCTCATTCaaacctctatagctcaagttatgatcgatttagtacgaagaggtcaggattgacagcttagcaattccttcaatttcttgtattccttccacttttgcatgctttctttccatcctctaagtcattcttaCCCTATAAACTTCGAAAACACTCAGCAAACATATCACAACATCGagtggtaataagagaggattaaaattagcaaatttaaggccaaagaaacatgttttcaatcatagtacaaaactaggaaggaaaatataaaacatgcaaattctatgaataagtgtgagaataatggataaaatccacttaaTTCAGTATaaaataaaccgtaaaatagcagTTTATCAGATACGCCTTTTATCTGGACTCCAAAATGCGAAGAGAGTTTTCAAGCATTGAAGCAAAGGTTGACTACTGCACCCGTGTTGGTATTGCCTGAGCCAAGTGAACCGTTTGAAGTGTACTGTGATGCATCATTAAAGGGTTTGTGGTGCATTCTGATGCAGCACTGAAATGTTGTAGCATACGCCTCACGGCAATTAAGGCCGCATGAGATGAACTACCCGACTCACGACTTAGAACTTGCTGCTGTTGTGTTTGCTCTGAAAATCTAGAGCCATTATCTCTATGGCGTTAAGTTCCACGTTTTTTCAGACTATAAGAGTTTGAAGTATCTCTTTGAGCAAAAAGAGTTGAATATGCGTCAGCGGAAGTGGATGAAGCTTCTGAAGGActatgattttgaattgaattaccATCATAGAAAAGCGAACATTGTGGCGGACGCCTTGAATCGGAAGTCTTTATATACAGCTTGGATGCTGCTGCGAGAAGAAGAGTTACTAAAGGTATTTTAGGGTCTAAAACTGGAAGTTAGGGGAGAATCTGGAATTCTGTGTTTGAGTCAGTTGCAAATTTTAAGTGATTTTAAATTGGAACTTCTGAAGGCTCGTCAAGATGGTAAAGCGTTACGTAAAGTATTCCCGACAATTGAACAGGAAAGACAGTGGAGAGTGTCAAAAGGTAAGGATGGTTTATGGAGGTTCAATAATAGGATTATTGAGCTACATATCAGAGACCTGCGACAAAGCATCTTGAAGGAAGCTCATAAGAGCGGGTTTTCaatccatccaggaagtaccaAAATGTATCAAGATCTGAAAGCGATGTTCTAGTGTCCAgggatgaagaatgatgtgACATTGTATGTATCTAAATGTTTAACATGTCAAAAGGTTAAGATTGAGCATAAGAGACTATCAGGAACCCTCCAgcctttagagattccacaatgaAAATGGGAGAGTATTGCAATGGATTGCGTGACAAGTTTGCCCAGGACTCATACTGGTTATGATGCCATTTGGGTGGTTGTGGACCAACTGACAAAATCAGCTCACTTTCTCTCCATCCAAATAAGTTGCAAAATGGAAGAATTGGCTCGAATGTACATCAAAGAGATTGTTAGATTGCACGACGTGCCTTCTACCATTATATCTGACAGAGATTCTCGTTTCACATCAAGATTCTGGGGAGCCTTTCAACATGCATTTGGGATTCAGTTAAGTTTGAATATTGCATATCACCTTCAGACAGATGGTCAATTAGAGAGAACTATCCAGACCTTGGAAGATATGCtaagagcttgtgttttggatcaGCCAGCGAGCTGTGACTGATATATGCCACTGGTGGAATTTGCTTATAATAATAGCTACCATGCGAGCATCAGAATAGCTCCGTATAAGGCTTTGTATGGTAGAAAATGTCAATCTCCACTATGTTGGTATAAAACTGGAGAAAGGAGCTTATTAGGGCTTGAGATGATAGCTGAAACTACTGAGCAGATAAAGAAGATTTGTAGTCGAATGCTTATAGCCCAGAGCCGTCAAAAAAGTTATGTTGATCAAAGGCGAAAGCCTTTAGAGTTTGAAGAAGGGGAGCACCAACCACCGGAGTGGGAAGAGCTATTAAGACTAAGAAACTGAATCCCCGTTATATTGGATCGTTTGAGATCCTGAAAAGAATTCGGCCAGTGGCTTACAGAATTGCCTTACCGCCGTATCTTTCGAACTTGCATGACGTGTTTCATGTGTCATAGTTTCGGAAGTATACTCTTGACACAAGTCATGTCCTAGAACCGGAACCAATTCAAGTGAGAGAAGACCTAACACTTGCAGTACTTCCGGTGAGAATTGATGACACTAGTATTAAACGATTGCGTGGGAAGGAAGTATCACTGGTAAGGGTAGCCTGGAGTCGAGCTGGTATTGAAGAACACACTTGGAAACTCAAATCAGATATGGAGAAGGACTACCCACATCTCTTTTCAGGTAACTACATTTGAATTTTGGGGGCAAAACTCTTTgttaggtgggtaggatgtaaaccctgttaaattagtaaataattagtcaataaattaatttttaataaagaagattagaaatgtgaatattatatcaaattaggatagagctcatcgaaacgagaattttgacactaatttcgaaGAAATTGGTTTAAGATTGGAACCGAACGGGCCGAACCGATTGAACCAGGCCCGTGGGCCCAACTGGACCAACCTTTAAATGAGCTAAAgctcattttcttcttcaaaatGCAGCAGAAGCAGGGCTGAACgcagagaggagaagagaagggCACAAAACCCTTACGTTAACTTCCGAACGTTGTAACTCCTCCGTCCGAGCTCCAATCGCCGCACCGTCTGTGGCCACGAGACCACCGCGTCAAGCTCTACGTTTCTACTGAAACAATTTTATTGGTAAATTGTTTTTTCACCCTCAGCTTCTTCTTccccaatttttgaaaaattaagtgGAGGTATTGAATTTCTTACtctttgatgttttaggatccaattagcttgaggaaaacatttactcttgcttatgtgaagTTTGAGTAAGGTGAGGATACTATAATTCCACTTTAATTTTACTGAATTTGAGCATTGGATATTAAATTGGgtatatatgtgttatgaatatgtattaggttgtgaataaataattggatcTTGAAATTGTGAATACCATAACTTAGAGGAAGCTGTTTAGTTGAGGTTTTGGGGCTGTGTTGGTTTTAATTAAGTTGCCTTGATCATTAcgtgggaatcggccaaggtatcgtttaggtttcttgcatttaatatataatctgtgaaaacttaggttagatgACCATAGAATAAGTTGGAACGTATGTGTATATTATGGTTTAGTATCTTATTGTTACATATGGATTGGTATGGTGCTTATTAGTTGAAGGATTGGTAAATTgttaattattgatttgaggATAGAATTATGTGATTTGTAAGCTATGGTTTGGTTGTGAAAATTTGGcatgtatatataattattgttgGAGGATTTggcatgtatatatatgtttattgTTGGAGTGGAATATG from Arachis duranensis cultivar V14167 chromosome 4, aradu.V14167.gnm2.J7QH, whole genome shotgun sequence encodes:
- the LOC127746609 gene encoding uncharacterized protein LOC127746609, producing MRREFSSIEAKVDYCTRVDYKSLKYLFEQKELNMRQRKWMKLLKDYDFELNYHHRKANIVADALNRKSLYTAWMLLREEELLKARQDGKALRKVFPTIEQERQWRVSKGKDGLWRFNNRIIELHIRDLRQSILKEAHKSGFSIHPGSTKMYQDLKAMF